The genomic stretch TTCATCATCACTTCCGGTCGATGACCGCTTTAAGTCCGTTACAGTTCCAGAAGCAGCTGCGCTTGCGAGAAGCAAGGCGTTTAATGCTGGCAGAACATATGGATGCCGCAACCGCAGCGTTTCAGGTGGGTTACGAGAGCCCTTCGCAGTTCAGCCGTGAATACAGCCGCCTGTTTGGTGCACCACCATTACGAGATATCACGAACTTGCGGCACCAGGCGGCCGGTGAGAGGGAGTAGAAGATAACAGAAGGGGGGGTCGGCGGTCCGGACCTTCTGCCCTATAAGCCCGGGCAGATGAAGCATAGTTACCTTTTCATGAGCGGGATAAAAGGCGCAGTTCCTGTAGGAATGGCCGTTCAGGAAGGAAATTATGAGCATGTGAACCCGAAAACATCCAGGAGGGTCACTATTGAAGAGCTGATTAATTTCGCCACACGGCATCTCGGGGCGGACTATATCTTCTGGTGCACAGAGGAGCCATTCTATTCGAAAGAATTGATCCCTTACTTCAACAATCCGGCGAATCCCTTGCCTTAGATGCCCATCAATGGGGTGCACTCTCCAGAATCTGCAGAACCTCTCTCTTGACTTTATGGAACATTTCTCGAAGCCTCTCATTATCTTTCAGCGCTATGGCAAAAGGCTCTTTATTCTGAGAATGGGTATGATGAGTAGTAAGACATACGATATCATCGGCTACATGGCAAGAAATTATATTCCCTATATGTTCATATCCCCTCAGCAAAAGGCTTTTTTTCCGGCAGAGCCGATTGCTTGCCGGATAATCCCTGCACATCTGGGGTCGCGCTTGATAAATCCCACAGACTGATTCTGTCGGGCCTTTAGCCTCGAGAAAAGCACAATCTCCTTCTTGACCTGCCTTCTCAAGCTTCCTGATGAGCCCGTCTCTCCGGTTCCAGGAACGCCTCCCCGGTTCAAGATACTTCTCCCCTACCTCTTTCTCGGAGATTTTCAGATAATCAGCTATTTTTTCAATATCGACAGAAGTTATCTCCTGATCATATGAGGCTCCGCAACAGGCACCACACTGGATACAGTATGGATCGGGATGTCCCAGCACATCAACCAGGCCGGGCTCTCCAGAAGTCAGCAGAGCTTCAATGAACTCGCGCACAAAATCCAGGAGCCTGCTATGCTGCTGATAATGCAGGGTAGTGGCGAGAGGCTCATTCTGTGACATCATTTCAACTGACAGAGCCGTTGGCTGAAAGCTTAAAGCAACAGGAATTTCTTCATGGGAATGATCTGCTTTCTCGATGGCGGCCTCATTGCCAACACCATTGCCCCTGCCAAACATCTCTTGGATATGCCTGAGCTTGGACCAGAGCAGCTCAAGGTCCTGAGGATCCTTTTCCCGCAGCGGGGTGAACGTGTCAATATCATCGACAACCTTTTTCATTGCCAGGAGTCTTGGCATAAGTATCTCCAGAGACATACCAGCCTTATGATTATTTAATAACCAGTCAAGAACCCTGTGGGCATCAAGGGTCATTTGATCAAGCTCGCTTTGCTTCATTCCCAGGTAAGGATAAACCACCTCATGCAATTTTCTTAAAGCATTCTGCAGTTGGGGAGTTCTTTGCTCAATATGGCAATACCAGCCTGAGGTGAGGTGGCAGGTAAGGGCCTGGGGCTCAATTTCGAGCCTTTCCACATACGCGAGCAGTTTCCCTGGATCTTTGTTGCAGCGCTGCGGCTCAGGCATTATTTCTCTGCAGGACGAAGGCCTTGCCTGGTATATGGCGCATTTGTAAATGCCCGAAGAGCCCTTTTCCAGGAATATGCACATTTCATCCTTCAGGGCCAGTGTTCCATCGTGCTTATTCCATGTGGCGGCAGGTACAATGT from Candidatus Eremiobacterota bacterium encodes the following:
- a CDS encoding YkgJ family cysteine cluster protein, giving the protein MRQKESISYKLYSQSLSATGSLDGEVSKLTYELPDVRDAVIALMEVLLSGYEKEIFSRICGCCGQCCSNRTVLLNAREIVAISSHLDISETRFRKSYIVPAATWNKHDGTLALKDEMCIFLEKGSSGIYKCAIYQARPSSCREIMPEPQRCNKDPGKLLAYVERLEIEPQALTCHLTSGWYCHIEQRTPQLQNALRKLHEVVYPYLGMKQSELDQMTLDAHRVLDWLLNNHKAGMSLEILMPRLLAMKKVVDDIDTFTPLREKDPQDLELLWSKLRHIQEMFGRGNGVGNEAAIEKADHSHEEIPVALSFQPTALSVEMMSQNEPLATTLHYQQHSRLLDFVREFIEALLTSGEPGLVDVLGHPDPYCIQCGACCGASYDQEITSVDIEKIADYLKISEKEVGEKYLEPGRRSWNRRDGLIRKLEKAGQEGDCAFLEAKGPTESVCGIYQARPQMCRDYPASNRLCRKKSLLLRGYEHIGNIISCHVADDIVCLTTHHTHSQNKEPFAIALKDNERLREMFHKVKREVLQILESAPH